From Macaca mulatta isolate MMU2019108-1 chromosome 1, T2T-MMU8v2.0, whole genome shotgun sequence, the proteins below share one genomic window:
- the CNR2 gene encoding cannabinoid receptor 2 produces MEECWVTEIANGSKNGLDFNPMKDYMILSGPQKIAIAVLCTLLGLLSALENVAVLYLILSSHRLRQKPSYLFIGSLAGADFLASVVFACSFVNFHVFHGMDSKAVFLLKIGSVTMTFTASVGSLLLTAIDRYLCLRYPPSYKALLTRGRALVTLGIMWVLSALVSYLPLMGWTCCPRPCSELFPLIPNDYLLGWLLFIAFLFSGIIYTYGHVLWKAHQHVASLSGHQDRQVPGMARMRLDVRLAKTLGLVLAVLLICWFPVLALMVHSLATTLSDQVKKAFAFCSMLCLVNSMVNPVIYALRSGEIRSSAHHCLAHWRKCVRGLGSEAKEEAPRSSVTETEADGKITPWPDSRDLDHSSC; encoded by the coding sequence ATGGAGGaatgctgggtgacagagatagCCAATGGCTCCAAGAATGGCTTGGATTTCAACCCTATGAAGGATTACATGATCCTGAGTGGTCCCCAGAAGATAGCTATTGCCGTGTTGTGCACTCTTCTGGGCCTGCTAAGTGCCCTGGAGAACGTGGCTGTACTCTATCTGATCCTGTCCTCCCACCGGCTTCGCCAGAAGCCCTCATACCTGTTCATTGGCAGCTTGGCTGGAGCTGACTTCCTGGCCAGTGTGGTCTTTGCATGCAGCTTTGTGAATTTTCATGTTTTCCATGGTATGGATTCCAAGGCTGTCTTCCTGCTGAAGATTGGCAGCGTGACCATGACCTTCACAGCCTCTGTGGGTAGCCTGCTGCTGACCGCCATTGACCGATACCTCTGCCTGCGCTACCCACCCTCCTACAAAGCTCTGCTCACCCGTGGGAGGGCACTGGTGACCCTGGGCATCATGTGGGTCCTCTCAGCACTGGTCTCCTACCTGCCGCTCATGGGATGGACTTGCTGTCCCAGGCCCTGCTCTGAGCTTTTTCCACTGATTCCCAACGACTACCTGCTGGGCTGGCTCCTGTTCATCGCCTTCCTCTTTTCCGGAATCATCTACACCTATGGGCATGTTCTCTGGAAAGCCCATCAGCATGTAGCCAGTTTGTCTGGGCACCAGGACAGGCAGGTGCCAGGAATGGCCCGAATGAGGCTGGACGTGAGGTTGGCCAAGACCCTGGGGCTGGTGCTGGCTGTGCTCCTCATCTGTTGGTTCCCAGTGCTGGCCCTCATGGTCCACAGCCTGGCCACTACGCTCAGCGACCAGGTCAAGAAGGCCTTTGCCTTCTGCTCCATGCTGTGCCTCGTCAACTCCATGGTCAACCCTGTCATCTACGCTCTGAGGAGTGGGGAGATCCGCTCCTCTGCCCATCACTGCCTGGCTCACTGGAGGAAGTGTGTGAGGGGCCTTGGGTCGGAGGCAAAAGAAGAAGCCCCGAGGTCCTCAGTCACCGAGACAGAGGCTGATGGGAAAATCACTCCGTGGCCAGATTCCAGAGATCTAGACCACTCCAGTTGCTGA